Proteins from a genomic interval of Salvelinus sp. IW2-2015 linkage group LG14, ASM291031v2, whole genome shotgun sequence:
- the hccsb gene encoding holocytochrome c-type synthase isoform X2, which yields MGATMSSPAPPTVKAESMMASPPPAFVGGVAPPRGCPMHQAQEPVKVAPPSECPMHQATAAAPTEEKLAAAAGPVHQDRAYEFVECPMKAAAAGQGQTDIDPTNMMPPPNQVPAPDQPFPLPVNREESKIPRAGTGKNWVYPSEQMFWNAMLRKGWRWKEDELGQQDMSNIIKIHNTNNEQAWQEILKWEALHAGECPCGPSLKRFGGKAKEFSPRARMRHWMGYELPFDRHDWIVDRCGKEVRYVIDYYDGEINKNTYEFSILDVRPAFDSIDAVWDRMKVAWWRWTS from the exons ATGGGTGCCACTatgtccagtcctgctccaccCACAGTCAAGGCCGAATCTATGATGGCATCTCCCCCTCCTGCGTTTGTTGGCGGCGTGGCCCCACCACGGGGCTGTCCTATGCACCAGGCACAGGAACCAGTCAAAG TTGCCCCTCCATCAGAGTGCCCCATGCACCAGGCTACTGCTGCTGCCCCTACAGAAGAGAAGCTTGCTGCTGCAGCAGGGCCAGTGCACCAGGACCGGGCCTATGAGTTTGTGGAGTGTCCTATGAAGGCAGCAGCAGCTGGACAAGGCCAGACTGACATTGACCCCACTAACATG ATGCCTCCACCCAACCAGGTCCCTGCCCCAGACCAGCCCTTCCCTCTACCAGTGAACCGAGAGGAGTCTAAGATCCCCCGGGCCGGAACGGGCAAGAACTGGGTCTACCCCTCGGAACAGATGTTCTGGAACGCCATGCTCAGAAAGGG GTGGCGCTGGAAGGAAGATGAACTGGGTCAGCAGGACATGTCCAATATCATCAAGATCCACAACACCAACAACGAGCAAGCATGGCAGGAGATTCTTAAGTGGGAGGCCCTCCATGCCGG GGAATGTCCATGCGGTCCATCCCTGAAACGGTTTGGTGGCAAAGCTAAGGAGTTCTCCCCAAGGGCTCGAATGCGTCACTGGATGGG ATATGAATTGCCGTTTGACCGRCATGACTGGATCGTGGACCGCTGTGGGAAGGAAGTCCGCTACGTGATCGACTACTACGACGGAGAGATCAACAAGAACACCTATGAATTCTCCATCCTGGATGTCCGCCCAGCTTTTGACTCTATAGATGCCGTCTGGGACAGGATGAAGGTGGCTTGGTGGCGCTGGACCTCGTAA
- the hccsb gene encoding holocytochrome c-type synthase isoform X1: protein MGATMSSPAPPTVKAESMMASPPPAFVGGVAPPRGCPMHQAQEPVKAVAPPSECPMHQATAAAPTEEKLAAAAGPVHQDRAYEFVECPMKAAAAGQGQTDIDPTNMMPPPNQVPAPDQPFPLPVNREESKIPRAGTGKNWVYPSEQMFWNAMLRKGWRWKEDELGQQDMSNIIKIHNTNNEQAWQEILKWEALHAGECPCGPSLKRFGGKAKEFSPRARMRHWMGYELPFDRHDWIVDRCGKEVRYVIDYYDGEINKNTYEFSILDVRPAFDSIDAVWDRMKVAWWRWTS from the exons ATGGGTGCCACTatgtccagtcctgctccaccCACAGTCAAGGCCGAATCTATGATGGCATCTCCCCCTCCTGCGTTTGTTGGCGGCGTGGCCCCACCACGGGGCTGTCCTATGCACCAGGCACAGGAACCAGTCAAAG CAGTTGCCCCTCCATCAGAGTGCCCCATGCACCAGGCTACTGCTGCTGCCCCTACAGAAGAGAAGCTTGCTGCTGCAGCAGGGCCAGTGCACCAGGACCGGGCCTATGAGTTTGTGGAGTGTCCTATGAAGGCAGCAGCAGCTGGACAAGGCCAGACTGACATTGACCCCACTAACATG ATGCCTCCACCCAACCAGGTCCCTGCCCCAGACCAGCCCTTCCCTCTACCAGTGAACCGAGAGGAGTCTAAGATCCCCCGGGCCGGAACGGGCAAGAACTGGGTCTACCCCTCGGAACAGATGTTCTGGAACGCCATGCTCAGAAAGGG GTGGCGCTGGAAGGAAGATGAACTGGGTCAGCAGGACATGTCCAATATCATCAAGATCCACAACACCAACAACGAGCAAGCATGGCAGGAGATTCTTAAGTGGGAGGCCCTCCATGCCGG GGAATGTCCATGCGGTCCATCCCTGAAACGGTTTGGTGGCAAAGCTAAGGAGTTCTCCCCAAGGGCTCGAATGCGTCACTGGATGGG ATATGAATTGCCGTTTGACCGRCATGACTGGATCGTGGACCGCTGTGGGAAGGAAGTCCGCTACGTGATCGACTACTACGACGGAGAGATCAACAAGAACACCTATGAATTCTCCATCCTGGATGTCCGCCCAGCTTTTGACTCTATAGATGCCGTCTGGGACAGGATGAAGGTGGCTTGGTGGCGCTGGACCTCGTAA